In Anaerolineales bacterium, the following proteins share a genomic window:
- a CDS encoding nuclear transport factor 2 family protein, which translates to MIASTHEHFTAWLTEYGRASAENDPQASANLFAHNARYYENPFDEPIVGRDAIYEYWKKGAQSLKDKESSFEILSVQDNRGIARWQSSFTVIESGKRLTLDCLFVMEFDKEGLCHIFREWWHIREV; encoded by the coding sequence ATGATCGCCTCAACTCACGAACACTTCACCGCATGGCTTACCGAATACGGTCGCGCCAGCGCGGAGAACGATCCGCAAGCCTCTGCGAATCTCTTCGCGCACAACGCTCGTTACTACGAAAATCCATTCGATGAGCCGATCGTCGGGCGCGACGCCATTTACGAATATTGGAAGAAAGGCGCGCAATCGTTGAAGGACAAAGAATCTTCGTTTGAGATTCTTTCCGTGCAGGATAACCGCGGCATCGCGCGTTGGCAATCGTCGTTCACCGTCATTGAATCGGGCAAACGTCTCACGCTGGATTGTCTGTTCGTGATGGAGTTCGATAAAGAGGGGCTGTGTCACATCTTCCGCGAGTGGTGGCATATACGAGAGGTTTAG
- a CDS encoding S41 family peptidase, which yields MKFKSLSAILLASIMSACSAIAPAPTSTPVPLPPDQHVEGAFQWLETHAMMKDNVDWTALRRDTAEVIANAKTTADTYPAICQALQKLEDGNAWLLVPSLEIPNFYTGYQTLYPENRVIIRIDPDSPAEKAGLQVGDRIEQVNGQPPVPYAEADAYPPCNAKEIDTSTVEQLVIQRDGQSLQINVARDKITAGVNPYNPPVGQRLGEAESGIGYLELTLESGTHLQYPTEVQKLMRGMDRTPVCGWIVDLRRIPGGDVWSYIAAVGPILGEGELGGFIYNDGRQEVWAYRNGEVFWNNEYRYESEIDGSVYQPKQFTPVALLVSPATQAAGELMLVAFQGRADVRSFGEPTRGLPTLITHTNLSDGSSIFVSGANSFDRNGTVYNGPIPPEVFVETDWSKFATENDPVIRAALDWLQSQAACVP from the coding sequence ATGAAATTCAAATCTTTATCGGCAATACTGCTTGCCTCCATCATGTCCGCCTGCAGTGCGATCGCGCCTGCGCCCACCTCCACACCTGTTCCACTGCCGCCGGATCAACATGTGGAAGGCGCCTTTCAGTGGCTTGAAACCCACGCCATGATGAAAGACAACGTGGATTGGACCGCCTTGCGCCGCGATACAGCCGAGGTGATTGCGAATGCTAAAACAACCGCCGACACATATCCTGCCATTTGCCAAGCGCTTCAAAAACTGGAGGATGGCAATGCCTGGCTACTGGTTCCTAGTTTGGAAATTCCCAATTTCTATACCGGCTACCAAACCTTGTATCCAGAGAATCGGGTGATTATCCGTATCGATCCAGACAGCCCCGCAGAAAAAGCCGGGTTACAAGTTGGCGACCGAATCGAGCAGGTCAATGGACAACCTCCGGTTCCCTATGCAGAAGCGGATGCTTATCCGCCTTGCAACGCGAAAGAGATCGATACGTCCACTGTGGAACAGCTCGTCATCCAACGGGATGGGCAGTCACTGCAGATCAATGTTGCCAGGGACAAGATCACAGCCGGTGTAAACCCTTACAATCCTCCAGTTGGTCAGCGGTTGGGCGAGGCTGAGAGTGGCATTGGTTACCTTGAACTAACCTTAGAATCCGGTACGCACCTGCAATACCCGACAGAAGTCCAAAAGTTGATGCGAGGCATGGATCGAACGCCAGTCTGCGGCTGGATCGTTGATCTGCGGCGTATTCCGGGTGGCGACGTCTGGTCGTACATTGCGGCAGTCGGTCCGATTCTAGGGGAGGGCGAACTGGGCGGTTTCATCTATAACGATGGTCGCCAGGAAGTGTGGGCTTATCGCAATGGTGAAGTGTTTTGGAATAATGAATATCGTTACGAGAGCGAGATTGACGGCTCGGTCTACCAACCGAAGCAATTTACTCCCGTAGCGCTGTTGGTCAGCCCAGCGACTCAAGCAGCCGGCGAGTTGATGCTGGTTGCATTTCAGGGACGCGCGGACGTTCGTTCCTTTGGCGAGCCTACCCGCGGACTGCCCACGCTGATCACACACACAAATCTGAGCGACGGTTCGAGTATTTTTGTCAGTGGAGCAAATTCGTTCGACCGCAACGGGACGGTTTACAATGGTCCCATTCCACCAGAGGTATTCGTGGAAACCGACTGGTCGAAATTCGCCACAGAAAACGACCCGGTCATCCGCGCTGCTTTGGATTGGTTACAGTCACAAGCCGCCTGTGTGCCATAA
- a CDS encoding response regulator transcription factor — translation MTHIRLMIADDHKLFREGIKALLAITDDIEIVGEAEDGESALKKCQELEPDVILMDINMPGLNGIQVTGQILEKQPQTRIIMLTMLEDDASIFHAMRAGARGYLLKGADPTEVLSVIRAAAEGQALFGPAIATRLMNYFKELSAKPPVSVPPFPELTERELEILRLIAQGLNNQELAQKLVLSPKTVRNHITSIFSKLQVADRAQAIVRAREAGLH, via the coding sequence ATGACGCACATCCGATTGATGATCGCCGATGACCACAAATTATTCCGCGAGGGAATCAAAGCCCTGCTCGCTATTACAGATGATATTGAGATCGTTGGGGAGGCGGAAGATGGGGAGTCAGCGCTGAAAAAATGTCAGGAACTTGAGCCGGATGTCATTTTGATGGATATCAACATGCCAGGTTTGAACGGCATCCAAGTGACCGGACAAATCCTTGAAAAACAGCCGCAAACGCGCATCATCATGCTTACCATGCTCGAAGATGATGCCTCGATCTTCCACGCAATGCGAGCTGGCGCAAGAGGCTATTTACTGAAAGGCGCAGATCCAACAGAAGTGTTGAGCGTTATCCGGGCGGCGGCAGAAGGACAGGCATTGTTTGGTCCGGCGATTGCCACACGGCTGATGAATTACTTCAAGGAATTAAGCGCAAAGCCTCCCGTATCAGTCCCGCCTTTTCCTGAGTTGACCGAACGCGAATTGGAGATCCTTCGCCTGATCGCGCAGGGACTCAACAATCAGGAACTGGCGCAGAAACTTGTGCTGAGTCCCAAGACGGTTCGCAACCACATCACAAGTATTTTCAGCAAATTGCAGGTGGCAGACCGCGCCCAGGCAATCGTTCGCGCTCGAGAAGCGGGGTTGCATTAG
- a CDS encoding histidine kinase: protein MGQAPAASNISSRLGTAWLFPARLLWLAGSFVALGLFIAGLPVRAREIHELYRGDIQAWLIQNQQGEVVLSPQSVSTAAQAGILEGDILLAVDGVAITSTEQADKLLSGEIGTPVTVSVRTGNFPPRQITVTRGSWAGGILLEYGLSDQFAVIFALASEILLTVLCIGIAVVIVRYRSDDWIALFSALLMVVVATGFSLPMVALANRLRSGTFPHWMDAWIAFGFGLLILFFYLFPAGRFASNLTFGLALTLGLWLTLGLFERSLLIWYLPRWLFISAGSFWIVTGAVALLYRYQRADSFQQRQQIRWIVWGAIASAAGLMLQIFPRLFSLNASMQVLSDFVLHPLGQMLKACLPLSIAFAILRYRLWNIELIVNRALVYGSLSVLTMLGYLGTIFILHIFFTGLSNPVISFLATGVIAILFEPLRQRLQRAVNRWMYGERDDPYVVLSRLTQTLERTPSVNEALPSITATISHSLKIPYVAIWLDQDGSEKLAAFSGAETEDLISFPLGYHGERIGRLGVARRAPNEEFSEADLRLIESIAQQAGAAAQAVRLQTELIRSRAQIVNEREDERLRIRRDLHDELGPMLAAQGLKLSAARQMIRTKPEKAEGLVEEVIQQSQQTVTDIRRLVHGLRPPVLDQLGLTGAVRDLARNHSGSPVLEIISPSEGLPRLPAAVEVNAYRILLEAWSNTVRHAHANRCIVKFLVEQNTLVVSIQDDGAGIPKNYRAGIGLRSMRARAEEIGGQLSVDSVRPHGTCITARLPLVTHGGNAE from the coding sequence ATGGGACAAGCGCCTGCCGCATCGAACATCAGCTCTCGCCTGGGAACAGCCTGGCTGTTCCCAGCGCGCCTTCTCTGGTTGGCAGGCTCGTTCGTTGCTCTGGGATTATTCATTGCAGGTCTGCCAGTACGCGCCCGGGAGATCCATGAGTTGTATCGAGGCGATATTCAGGCATGGCTGATTCAAAATCAACAAGGGGAGGTAGTCTTGTCGCCGCAGTCAGTTTCTACCGCGGCGCAGGCAGGCATTCTGGAAGGGGATATTTTACTGGCAGTGGACGGGGTGGCGATCACCTCAACTGAGCAAGCAGACAAACTGCTCAGCGGTGAGATCGGAACGCCTGTCACCGTCAGTGTGCGGACCGGCAATTTTCCGCCGCGACAGATCACAGTCACACGCGGCAGCTGGGCAGGAGGCATTCTCCTCGAATACGGCTTATCCGATCAATTTGCAGTCATCTTTGCGCTGGCAAGTGAGATTCTGCTGACTGTGCTGTGTATCGGCATTGCAGTTGTGATCGTCCGCTATCGCTCGGATGACTGGATAGCGTTATTCTCCGCGCTCTTGATGGTCGTGGTTGCAACTGGATTCTCCTTGCCTATGGTGGCTCTCGCGAATCGTTTGCGCAGTGGAACGTTTCCGCACTGGATGGATGCCTGGATTGCATTCGGCTTCGGATTGCTGATCCTATTCTTTTACTTGTTCCCTGCCGGACGCTTCGCCTCAAACCTGACCTTCGGGCTGGCTCTAACCCTTGGACTTTGGCTGACGCTGGGGCTTTTTGAACGTTCACTACTCATCTGGTATTTGCCGCGTTGGCTCTTTATTTCGGCGGGATCGTTCTGGATCGTCACAGGAGCGGTGGCGCTGTTATATCGCTATCAGCGCGCCGACTCATTCCAACAACGCCAGCAGATTCGCTGGATCGTTTGGGGCGCAATTGCAAGCGCCGCGGGACTTATGCTTCAAATCTTTCCTAGGCTCTTCAGCCTGAACGCCTCCATGCAGGTCCTTTCTGATTTTGTTCTGCATCCGCTGGGACAAATGCTGAAAGCCTGCCTGCCCCTGTCCATCGCGTTTGCCATTTTGCGCTACCGGCTGTGGAACATCGAACTGATCGTTAACCGGGCGCTCGTCTATGGTTCCCTCTCCGTTCTGACGATGCTCGGTTATTTGGGAACTATTTTTATCCTGCATATATTTTTCACCGGCTTGTCCAACCCAGTGATTTCCTTCCTAGCGACGGGAGTCATTGCGATTTTATTCGAACCTTTGCGCCAGCGTTTGCAACGTGCGGTGAACCGCTGGATGTATGGAGAGCGTGACGATCCTTATGTTGTGCTCTCGCGGCTGACGCAGACTCTGGAACGGACCCCCTCGGTGAATGAGGCGCTTCCGTCCATTACAGCGACCATCAGCCATTCGCTCAAGATTCCCTATGTGGCAATCTGGCTGGATCAGGACGGCAGTGAAAAATTAGCGGCTTTCTCCGGCGCTGAAACAGAAGATTTGATTTCATTCCCGCTGGGGTATCACGGCGAAAGGATTGGCAGACTCGGAGTCGCGCGGCGCGCCCCAAACGAGGAATTCTCGGAGGCAGATCTCCGCCTGATCGAAAGCATCGCACAGCAGGCTGGGGCAGCCGCACAGGCAGTCCGCCTGCAAACGGAGTTGATTCGCTCACGCGCTCAAATTGTCAATGAGCGCGAAGATGAGCGCTTGCGCATCCGCCGCGATCTGCATGATGAACTGGGTCCCATGCTCGCCGCCCAAGGGCTGAAGCTGTCCGCAGCGCGGCAGATGATTCGTACAAAGCCCGAAAAAGCGGAGGGTCTTGTGGAAGAGGTCATTCAGCAAAGCCAGCAGACGGTTACGGATATCCGTCGGCTAGTGCATGGACTGCGTCCGCCGGTACTCGATCAACTTGGATTGACAGGCGCTGTTCGGGATTTGGCGCGGAATCACAGCGGCAGTCCGGTTTTGGAAATTATCTCGCCGTCAGAAGGATTGCCCCGCTTACCGGCGGCGGTGGAGGTCAATGCCTATCGCATTCTTCTGGAGGCTTGGAGCAATACGGTCAGGCACGCACATGCAAACCGCTGTATCGTAAAATTTCTGGTTGAGCAGAACACGCTGGTTGTTTCAATTCAGGATGATGGCGCTGGGATACCAAAGAACTACCGGGCTGGCATAGGTTTGCGTTCCATGCGGGCGCGGGCGGAGGAGATTGGCGGACAACTCAGTGTGGATTCAGTCCGACCGCACGGGACCTGCATTACCGCCAGACTACCCTTGGTCACTCATGGAGGAAATGCCGAATGA
- a CDS encoding tetratricopeptide repeat protein has protein sequence MQADLPFGLWIKKRRKALDLTQSALAKRVGCSLATIEKIESEERRPSTQIAELLSDALEIPTAERETFLKVARRIKSDVGLASVSPIPLSTPKTTLPAPPTPLIGREDELGGIGHLLANADCRLISLVGPGGIGKTRLGIEFANRQRGLFPDGVHYVPLASVNSAGSIVPAIAEAFEYSFSGPVDAQEQLFAHLARTIQESALLVLDNLEHLLADSPATAELIAEILQRVPKMKILCTSRERLNLQGEWTFDLRGLPVPPLDEHGEIESYSAAVLFLQAARRADAKFQLTDADKPALLRICRMLEGIPLALELAAAWVSVLSCAEIAREIESNIDFLAGSMRNLPERHRSLKASFDHSWKLISDAERDTLSRLSVFRGGFDRLAAQTVAGATLPMLSSLVSKSLVRRNEEGRYDLHEVIRQYAWNHLDEDEARRVETCARHCEFYLRFAAEHERKLKSAAQQDSARKMTLELDNLRAAWEWGVKHGKFEWIRKSVRAFLWYFEVAGLIYEGIEQLELLVHAVQEKPRDTLSNQILGTALVQQGLLCFRSGQFPRAQSLYNEAIAILRSVNDHALLADALIFSGTLLHLGGAYLESKRLIEEGLVYARETNDPWFTAYGVYNLGHVDSFLGDYQNGYDQMQAGLKLWRELGDPHSISLGLNFLVETQVALGRHAEAIASMRESLALCERTKNRWGMGTAYRYLGLASLAAGQCDEARAHLEKSLEIFGDAYKGWDIAQTLIYLGETHLRAGDDAQAKTILLDSLRLARDIHSELLILQALAGLASLELRFHPTIAAGWLTLILSRPSALHSTKDRAQKLLSGLPAHDTSHPTLEQAVEEALRS, from the coding sequence ATGCAAGCCGATCTGCCCTTCGGTCTGTGGATCAAGAAACGCCGCAAAGCGCTCGATCTCACACAGAGCGCATTGGCAAAGCGCGTCGGCTGTTCGCTCGCCACCATCGAAAAAATCGAATCGGAGGAACGCCGCCCCTCGACTCAGATCGCCGAACTGCTCTCGGACGCGCTGGAGATTCCGACCGCCGAACGCGAGACGTTTCTCAAAGTGGCGCGCCGCATCAAATCGGACGTGGGGCTGGCTTCCGTTTCCCCGATTCCTTTATCCACGCCGAAAACGACTCTCCCCGCGCCGCCCACGCCGCTGATCGGACGCGAAGACGAGCTCGGCGGAATCGGTCACCTGCTCGCCAACGCCGACTGCCGCCTCATCAGTCTCGTCGGTCCAGGCGGGATCGGCAAGACGCGGCTCGGAATCGAATTTGCGAATCGCCAGCGCGGACTCTTCCCCGACGGCGTGCATTACGTCCCGTTGGCGTCGGTCAACTCGGCTGGGTCAATTGTCCCTGCGATCGCGGAAGCGTTCGAGTATTCCTTCTCGGGTCCCGTTGACGCGCAGGAGCAGTTGTTCGCCCACCTCGCGCGCACGATTCAAGAATCCGCATTGCTCGTGTTGGACAATCTCGAACATCTGCTGGCGGATTCGCCCGCGACGGCGGAATTGATCGCGGAGATTCTTCAGCGAGTTCCGAAGATGAAGATTCTTTGCACATCGCGCGAACGGTTGAACTTGCAGGGCGAATGGACGTTCGACTTGCGCGGCTTGCCCGTCCCGCCGCTGGATGAACACGGTGAGATCGAATCGTACAGCGCGGCGGTTTTGTTTTTGCAGGCGGCGCGGCGCGCCGATGCGAAATTTCAACTGACCGACGCCGACAAACCCGCGCTGTTGCGAATCTGCCGCATGTTGGAAGGCATTCCGCTCGCGCTCGAACTCGCCGCCGCGTGGGTGAGCGTGCTTTCGTGCGCCGAGATCGCCCGCGAGATCGAATCGAATATTGATTTTCTGGCGGGCTCCATGCGCAACCTGCCCGAACGTCATCGTTCGTTGAAAGCGTCTTTCGATCATTCGTGGAAATTGATCTCCGATGCGGAGCGCGACACATTGAGCCGCCTCTCCGTCTTCCGCGGCGGATTCGACCGCCTCGCCGCGCAAACGGTCGCGGGCGCGACCTTGCCCATGTTGTCATCGCTCGTCTCCAAGTCGTTGGTGAGGCGCAACGAAGAAGGTCGCTACGACCTGCATGAGGTCATCCGCCAGTACGCGTGGAATCATCTCGACGAAGATGAAGCGCGCCGCGTCGAAACCTGCGCCCGTCACTGCGAGTTTTATCTGCGCTTCGCGGCGGAACACGAAAGAAAATTGAAGAGCGCCGCGCAACAGGACTCTGCGCGCAAGATGACCCTTGAACTGGACAACTTGCGCGCCGCGTGGGAGTGGGGCGTGAAGCACGGCAAGTTCGAATGGATTCGCAAATCGGTGCGCGCCTTCCTGTGGTACTTTGAAGTCGCGGGCTTGATCTACGAAGGCATCGAACAACTCGAACTGCTCGTCCATGCTGTGCAAGAAAAACCGCGCGACACGTTGTCGAATCAAATCCTCGGCACGGCGCTTGTGCAACAAGGCTTGCTGTGCTTCCGTTCGGGGCAGTTCCCCCGCGCGCAAAGCCTTTACAACGAAGCCATCGCCATCCTGCGTTCGGTGAACGATCACGCCCTCCTCGCCGACGCGCTGATCTTCAGCGGCACGCTCCTGCATCTGGGCGGCGCGTATCTCGAATCGAAGCGGTTGATCGAAGAAGGTTTGGTCTACGCGCGCGAAACGAACGATCCGTGGTTCACCGCCTACGGCGTTTACAACCTCGGTCACGTGGATAGTTTTCTCGGCGATTACCAAAACGGTTACGATCAAATGCAGGCAGGCTTGAAACTCTGGCGCGAACTCGGCGATCCCCATTCCATTTCGCTTGGTTTGAATTTTCTCGTCGAAACGCAGGTCGCGCTCGGTCGGCACGCGGAAGCCATCGCCTCGATGCGCGAGAGTCTCGCGTTGTGCGAGCGCACAAAAAATCGCTGGGGCATGGGCACAGCCTATCGCTATCTCGGTCTCGCGTCCCTCGCGGCGGGTCAATGCGACGAAGCCCGCGCTCACCTCGAAAAGAGTCTTGAAATTTTCGGCGACGCCTATAAAGGCTGGGACATCGCCCAAACTCTGATCTATCTCGGCGAAACGCATCTCCGCGCAGGCGACGACGCGCAAGCCAAAACAATTCTGTTGGACTCCCTCCGCCTCGCGCGTGACATCCACTCCGAGCTGCTGATTCTCCAAGCCCTCGCGGGACTCGCCTCTTTGGAACTCCGCTTCCATCCCACGATTGCGGCTGGGTGGCTAACCCTCATCCTTTCTCGCCCCTCGGCGCTGCACAGCACAAAAGATCGCGCGCAGAAATTATTGTCAGGTCTGCCCGCGCACGACACATCGCATCCAACCCTCGAGCAGGCGGTGGAGGAGGCGCTGCGAAGTTGA
- a CDS encoding LuxR C-terminal-related transcriptional regulator has protein sequence MPDLLLATKIRLPLLRHNFVLRKKALRQLNEGLQEGRLLTLVSAPAGYGKTTTLRMWVEEAGCPVAWVILEKSDNDLKQFLVYVLTALGQAVEDLGQAALEAVENAQEIDLQSVLGLLINDLHGLDEPIILVLEEYNLIENETIDGFVEAILNQAVANLHLVIATREDPNLPLTRLRVRNQLTEIRAADLSLSLEEACEFFTDVMGVNLTKQEMEILRDRTEGWAAGLQLAALSLKESGDRAKFVEAFHGTHRHVLDYLIEEVLNSQSEETRAFLRRTSILDKLSPALCEAVTEQKDSAKILHHLETNNLFLVSLDEERTWYRYHALFAELLQNQLLQVEPTLVDVLHERAADWFEANGFIQKAVEQAFQISHDDIAARLIERHTLPLLYQGEVAAVLGWFDRLSEPLTQFSPMMCINKAWALALMERQARAEEVQQALQAADEALDRTNADTSLRNLVAGQAASIQAFLIQTSALASGQPEKLIEMSQKAQRLLPEDEKAIRGVNALNIGYAYMALADLPSAERFANLAFEDGMAGGNLYAALYGPITLITIAKISGRLKDALQLCETNIEQFNRVLAGQNFPPIGALYILKGEILLEENHLAEAETALTQGLSLVRWAGEFEAHLKGYSSLARLRSVQGDEAGLIESLKFLEETRPECVPYAQALCHRLSLSNRSASQANLEEARHWANQATLKFDDLPDITGVDPVSEINFRTYVSAAHVHARLAAHDPQAYPLADIHAYFARQEKFAETNGLFGWLIEMWILRALMYQAEGKADDARRMIQSALEAAAPRGYFRIFLDEGWLLRPLLESTGRLLKNADLAAYVKRLLDAMPDESAKAQAAPRGVDHLSEREIEVLRLLACGQSYKEVGESLFLSLNTVQFHVKSIYRKLSVNKRMQAIEKAQEMKLI, from the coding sequence ATGCCCGATCTGTTGCTGGCAACCAAAATCCGCTTGCCGCTTTTGCGGCATAATTTTGTTTTGCGGAAAAAAGCCCTCAGGCAATTAAATGAAGGGCTTCAAGAGGGGCGATTGCTCACGCTGGTCTCCGCGCCTGCGGGGTATGGAAAGACAACCACGCTCCGCATGTGGGTGGAGGAGGCGGGTTGTCCCGTTGCGTGGGTTATTCTCGAAAAATCGGATAACGATCTCAAACAATTTCTCGTGTATGTGTTGACCGCGTTGGGGCAGGCGGTGGAGGATCTCGGTCAGGCGGCGCTGGAGGCGGTTGAAAACGCGCAGGAGATTGACCTTCAATCCGTTCTGGGATTATTGATCAACGATCTGCACGGACTGGATGAACCGATCATCCTCGTTTTGGAGGAATACAACCTGATCGAGAACGAGACGATCGATGGATTCGTCGAAGCGATTCTCAATCAGGCGGTCGCCAACCTGCATCTGGTCATCGCCACGCGGGAGGATCCCAACCTGCCGTTGACGCGTCTGCGCGTGCGGAATCAACTTACCGAGATTCGCGCGGCGGATTTGAGTCTCTCGCTCGAGGAAGCCTGCGAGTTTTTCACGGACGTGATGGGGGTCAACCTGACAAAACAGGAAATGGAGATCCTCAGGGATCGGACGGAAGGTTGGGCGGCGGGATTGCAACTCGCGGCGCTCTCGTTGAAAGAAAGCGGGGATCGCGCAAAATTCGTGGAGGCGTTCCACGGCACGCATCGTCACGTGCTGGATTACCTGATCGAAGAAGTCCTCAACAGCCAGTCGGAGGAGACGCGCGCGTTCCTGCGCCGCACGTCCATTCTGGATAAGTTATCTCCCGCGTTATGCGAAGCCGTGACCGAACAAAAAGACAGCGCAAAAATTCTTCATCATCTGGAAACCAACAATCTCTTTCTGGTCTCGCTCGATGAAGAACGGACGTGGTATCGCTATCATGCCCTGTTTGCGGAACTGTTGCAGAATCAACTCTTACAGGTCGAGCCGACTCTTGTGGACGTTTTGCACGAACGCGCCGCAGACTGGTTTGAGGCAAACGGCTTCATTCAAAAAGCGGTGGAACAAGCCTTTCAAATCTCCCATGACGATATCGCCGCAAGGCTGATCGAACGACACACGCTTCCCCTGTTATATCAAGGAGAGGTCGCGGCGGTTTTGGGATGGTTCGACAGGTTGTCGGAACCGCTGACTCAATTCTCTCCCATGATGTGCATTAACAAGGCATGGGCGCTGGCGTTGATGGAGCGGCAGGCGCGCGCAGAGGAGGTCCAGCAGGCGTTGCAGGCGGCGGACGAGGCGCTCGATCGAACGAACGCAGACACATCCCTGCGGAATCTGGTTGCAGGGCAGGCTGCCAGCATTCAGGCGTTCCTCATCCAAACCTCGGCGCTAGCGAGCGGACAGCCCGAGAAGTTGATCGAGATGTCTCAAAAGGCGCAACGCCTCCTGCCCGAAGATGAAAAAGCTATTCGCGGCGTCAACGCGTTGAATATTGGGTATGCATACATGGCGCTTGCCGATCTACCCTCCGCCGAGCGGTTCGCCAATCTCGCCTTTGAGGACGGCATGGCTGGGGGCAATCTGTATGCCGCCCTTTACGGACCGATCACTCTGATCACCATCGCCAAGATCAGCGGACGACTCAAAGACGCCTTGCAGTTGTGCGAAACGAACATCGAACAGTTCAATCGTGTGTTGGCAGGGCAGAACTTCCCGCCCATAGGCGCGCTGTACATCCTCAAGGGCGAAATCCTTCTGGAAGAAAATCACCTGGCGGAGGCGGAAACGGCGTTGACGCAGGGCTTGAGTCTCGTGCGCTGGGCGGGGGAATTCGAGGCTCACCTGAAAGGCTATTCTTCTCTGGCACGACTGCGTTCGGTGCAGGGCGATGAAGCGGGGCTGATCGAAAGCCTGAAATTTCTCGAAGAGACTCGACCCGAATGCGTTCCATACGCGCAGGCGTTGTGTCATCGTTTGTCGTTGAGCAATCGGTCTGCCTCTCAAGCCAATCTCGAAGAGGCGCGTCACTGGGCAAATCAAGCAACGCTCAAGTTTGACGACCTGCCCGACATCACGGGCGTTGACCCCGTGAGCGAGATCAATTTTCGGACATATGTGAGCGCGGCTCACGTCCACGCGCGGCTGGCGGCGCACGACCCGCAGGCGTATCCGCTGGCAGACATTCACGCTTACTTTGCCCGACAGGAAAAATTTGCCGAGACGAACGGACTCTTTGGCTGGCTGATCGAAATGTGGATTTTGCGGGCGTTGATGTATCAGGCGGAAGGAAAAGCCGACGACGCGCGCCGCATGATCCAGTCCGCGCTGGAAGCGGCTGCCCCGCGTGGATACTTCCGCATCTTTCTGGACGAAGGCTGGCTCCTCCGCCCTCTGCTTGAGTCTACGGGACGGCTTCTCAAGAACGCTGACCTCGCCGCCTACGTCAAGCGCCTGCTCGACGCCATGCCAGACGAATCCGCCAAAGCCCAAGCCGCGCCGAGGGGCGTGGATCATCTCAGCGAGCGGGAAATCGAAGTGCTGCGCCTGCTGGCGTGCGGGCAAAGTTACAAAGAGGTGGGCGAGAGTCTATTCCTCAGCCTCAACACGGTGCAATTCCACGTCAAGAGCATTTATCGCAAACTCTCGGTCAACAAGCGGATGCAGGCAATCGAAAAAGCGCAGGAGATGAAGTTGATCTGA
- a CDS encoding type II CAAX endopeptidase family protein, producing the protein MKNFLNRHSLVVGLALMFLYTWTIDLSNSGVLPFKVPFAVAITLGWGFIFVSVFMTWATLGRGALIAFLKRLLLWRVNWKWWIVALLLLPALGFASVLLTFWLTRAPVDFSHPMIRDVVPLDAPLLALVLPWLIFEILTNGEEWGWRGYVLPRLQAKYNALTASLIVGVIWSAWHLPKFLGTGLSGERSFAWFTVAHLALAVLYTWLYNNSRGSLLLVVLFHATQNTAGMFLPGGFAVRGGIVDNMLIVLYVVAAIVVVIVSGAENLSRTENRQMQEAV; encoded by the coding sequence ATGAAAAACTTTCTCAACCGTCATTCGCTGGTCGTCGGTCTCGCGCTGATGTTCCTCTACACGTGGACGATCGACCTCTCGAACTCAGGCGTCCTGCCGTTCAAGGTCCCGTTCGCGGTCGCTATCACGCTCGGCTGGGGATTCATCTTCGTCTCGGTCTTCATGACGTGGGCAACTCTCGGCAGGGGCGCGCTGATCGCGTTCCTCAAACGCCTCCTGCTCTGGCGCGTAAATTGGAAGTGGTGGATCGTTGCCCTTCTGCTTTTGCCCGCTCTGGGATTCGCTTCGGTTCTCCTGACCTTCTGGCTGACTCGCGCTCCCGTAGATTTTTCGCACCCGATGATTCGCGACGTCGTCCCGCTCGATGCGCCGTTGCTCGCGCTCGTCCTTCCGTGGCTGATATTTGAAATCCTCACCAACGGCGAAGAATGGGGCTGGCGCGGTTACGTCCTGCCGCGCTTGCAGGCGAAGTACAACGCGTTGACCGCCAGCCTGATCGTCGGCGTGATCTGGAGCGCCTGGCACCTGCCAAAATTTTTAGGGACAGGCTTGAGCGGTGAACGATCCTTCGCGTGGTTCACGGTCGCCCATCTGGCGCTGGCGGTTTTATACACCTGGCTCTACAACAATTCGCGCGGCAGTCTTCTGCTCGTCGTTCTCTTCCACGCCACGCAAAACACCGCAGGGATGTTTCTGCCTGGCGGGTTCGCTGTCCGCGGCGGAATCGTGGATAACATGTTGATCGTGCTGTATGTTGTCGCGGCTATCGTGGTCGTGATCGTTTCAGGCGCGGAGAATCTCTCGCGGACGGAAAACAGGCAAATGCAGGAAGCGGTATGA